One part of the Quercus lobata isolate SW786 chromosome 7, ValleyOak3.0 Primary Assembly, whole genome shotgun sequence genome encodes these proteins:
- the LOC115952228 gene encoding pentatricopeptide repeat-containing protein At5g06540, translating into MNGSSSSLILKTLKLKNPKLLLLESCSTLSHLKIVHGHMIRTHIIFDVFAASRLIAFCIDSTLKTSSLLDYATRLFSQIENPNLFIYNALIRGYSASEIPHKSFHFYTQLQRLDLLPDNITFPFLVKSCTQLGSVAMGTQAHGHIIKHGFQLDVYIQNSLVHMYATFGDIKAASHIFRRINRLDVVSWTSMIAGYNKCGDVHSARQLFDRMPEKNLVTWSIMISGYARNNHFEKAVELFQVLQSEGVRANETVMVSVISSCAHLGALELGERVHDYVVRNNITMNLILGTALVDLYARCGSIEKAIQVFEELPERDALSWTALIAGLAMHGFAKRALEYFSEMVKTGLTPRDITFTAVLSACSHGGMVERGFEIFENMKRDYGLEPRLEHYGCMVDLLGRAGKLAEAEKFVHEMPMKPNAPIWGALLGACRIHKNAEIGEWVGKILIQLQPEHSGYYVLLSNIYARANKWENVVTMRKIMKEKGVKKPPGYSLIEMDGKIHNFTMGDKTHPEIEKIEEMWDEILRKIRLAGYTGNTADALFDIDEEEKESALNRHSEKLAIAFGIMKTKAQSPIRIVKNLRVCEDCHTATKLISKVFERELIVRDRNRFHHFKGGACSCTDFW; encoded by the coding sequence ATGAATGGTAGCAGTAGCAGCTTAATATTGAAGACACTGAAGCTAAAGAATCCCAAGCTATTGTTACTTGAATCCTGCTCCACCCTTTCCCACCTGAAGATCGTACATGGTCATATGATAAGAACCCATATCATCTTTGATGTCTTTGCAGCCAGCCGTTTGATTGCCTTTTGCATTGACAGCACACTCAAAACAAGTAGTTTGCTAGACTATGCCACAAGGCTTTTTTCCCAAATTGAAAACCCCAATCTCTTTATCTACAATGCATTAATAAGGGGTTATTCAGCTAGTGAAATCCCACACAAGTCCTTTCATTTTTATACCCAATTGCAGCGCCTAGACCTATTGCCTGATAATATAACATTCCCATTTTTGGTCAAATCATGTACTCAATTGGGGTCTGTAGCTATGGGCACTCAAGCCCATGGTCACATCATCAAGCATGGTTTTCAATTAGATGTTTATATACAAAATTCCCTTGTTCATATGTATGCTACATTTGGGGATATTAAGGCAGCAAGCCACATTTTTCGCAGAATAAATCGTTTAGATGTTGTCTCTTGGACTTCCATGATTGCAGGTTATAACAAATGCGGGGACGTCCATTCTGCACGTCAATTGTTTGATAGAATGCCCGAGAAAAACTTGGTTACATGGAGCATAATGATAAGTGGGTATGCTCGGAATAATCATTTTGAGAAGGCTGTTGAATTGTTTCAAGTTTTGCAGTCAGAAGGGGTACGGGCAAATGAGACAGTCATGGTCAGTGTGATATCTTCATGTGCTCATCTGGGGGCTCTTGAACTTGGGGAAAGAGTTCATGATTATGTTGTGAGAAATAACATTACTATGAATTTAATCCTTGGAACTGCTCTTGTGGACTTGTATGCAAGATGTGGGAGTATTGAGAAAGCTATTCAGGTTTTTGAGGAACTACCAGAAAGGGACGCGTTGAGTTGGACAGCCCTCATTGCTGGATTAGCTATGCATGGTTTTGCCAAGAGGGCACTTGAATACTTCTCAGAAATGGTGAAGACAGGGCTAACCCCTAGAGACATAACATTCACTGCAGTGTTGTCAGCTTGCAGCCATGGTGGAATGGTAGAAAGAGGTTTCGAAATATTTGAGAACATGAAAAGAGATTACGGGCTTGAGCCTAGATTGGAACACTATGGATGTATGGTTGACCTTCTAGGTCGAGCAGGGAAGCTAGCAGAAGCTGAGAAGTTTGTCCATGAAATGCCAATGAAGCCTAATGCTCCAATATGGGGAGCATTGCTTGGAGCTTGCCGTATTCACAAAAATGCGGAAATTGGGGAATGGGTGGGCAAGATTTTGATCCAGTTGCAGCCAGAACACAGCGGCTATTATGTGCTACTATCAAACATATACGCACGAGCAAACAAGTGGGAAAATGTTGTAACCATGAGAAAAATCATGAAGGAGAAAGGAGTTAAGAAACCCCCGGGCTACAGCCTGATTGAGATGGATGGGAAAATCCATAACTTCACCATGGGAGACAAAACACATCCAGAAATAGAGAAGATTGAAGAAATGTGGGATGAGATTCTGAGGAAGATAAGGTTGGCAGGGTACACTGGGAATACTGCTGATGCATTGTTTGACATAgatgaagaggaaaaagaaagtgCTCTTAACAGGCATAGTGAAAAGCTTGCCATTGCATTTGGAATCATGAAGACTAAAGCTCAGTCACCAATTCGGATAGTCAAAAACTTAAGGGTATGTGAGGACTGCCACACAGCTACAAAGCTGATCTCAAAGGTATTTGAGAGAGAGTTAATTGTGAGAGACCGAAACAGGTTCCATCATTTTAAAGGAGGTGCCTGTTCTTGTACCGATTTCTGGTAG
- the LOC115953259 gene encoding protein downstream neighbor of son homolog has protein sequence MAKVAAQAPSSLQIGGGGAMKASTGLRRKTPSELRGEQLKQTNVIDLVDESPGPLVGTANDTNEVDNGLKKPEISKNPRYIDTRMDEVFPVKKSRVRMLSGKENAKENNSIEQTGSLKNISLISSLAAKRRHQLLSREGSVASEDAKDGAAQVFQSIGKCSQSTFRSVNEISSVSDKSSGLATIDMDKALKGLAALDPPAISGSHFDSSERTGDPTSTYSGNFCSECHLPGRKAPLDFTLKTCVRMVSSSPVNRIHRSIISGTMPQFTFQFGQSEDQNNSHSSVLTSTSHVLSSKVMHSWVYPQSTLPSSLISVLISSAAEGVEMDFLRKRQLAWEDSFRSLYYMLRNNVCNLFYVCTSHFVVMFNGGDSLGRNKRSCNAYISRSTRGLRSMLREHDVCFSMPLCHSKVEQVTTEDLVELSEIEKHNLGQTRRLSSLSDIDNSSQSLLVFSGNKNVHGLYDFLLNYRSFLTSLTAMDVPLLCSPVPFQNAALSAPEVRCMELKRADHIAAPPKGSTKDGECIQGSSAGLCYTIEIKDAYLPPWIICSVCAVMGSEGRSFEASFITEPTSVGLNVALGATCEKSDSQAAAGEGLQESSFAFGIPEAIVTPSLCSGYLKGLKYDNGSYTASLSPI, from the exons ATGGCAAAGGTCGCTGCACAAGCACCTAGTTCTTTGCAAATCGGCGGAGGAGGAGCTATGAAGGCTAGCACGGGACTCAGAAGGAAAACACCATCAGAACTCAGA GGGGAGCAGTTGAAGCAGACAAATGTTATAGACCTTGTAGATGAATCTCCAGGCCCTTTGGTTGGTACAGCAAA TGACACTAATGAGGTGGATAATGGGCTCAAGAAACCTGAAATCTCAAAGAATCCAAGATACATTGACACCCGAATGGATGAAGTATTTCCTGTTAAAAAGTCCAGGGTTAGAATGCTTTCTGGAAAAGAAAATGCTAAG gaAAATAACTCAATTGAGCAAACTGGCAGCCTTAAGAATATATCTCTAATTTCATCCTTGGCTGCCAAGAGACGTCACCAACTTTTAAG TAGAGAAGGTTCTGTTGCTTCTGAAGATGCCAAAGATGGTGCAGCGCAAGTCTTTCAATCAATTGGAAAGTGTAGTCAAAGTACATTTCGTAGTGTTAACGAGATTTCATCAGTCAGTGATAAATCATCTGGCTTGGCAACGATTGATATG GATAAAGCGTTAAAAGGTCTGGCTGCCCTTGATCCCCCTGCCATTTCTGGTTCACATTTTGATTCTTCTGAAAGAACCGGGGATCCTACATCAACTTATTCTGGCAATTTTTGCTCAGAGTGCCACTTACCTGGCCGAAAGGCTCCTCTAGATTTTACTCTGAAAACTTGTGTGCGAATGGTGTCCTCTTCCCCGGTGAATCG GATTCATAGGTCAATCATATCTGGTACCATGCCCCAGTTCACATTCCAATTTGGTCAGTCTGAGGATCAAAACAACAGTCATAGCTCCGTTCTCACATCAACTTCACATGTTTTAAGTTCTAAAGTTATGCATTCATGGGTTTACCCTCAATCTACCTTACCATCTTCTCTCATATCAGTGTTGATTTCATCAGCAGCAGAGGGAG TGGAAATGGATTTCTTAAGAAAACGACAGCTTGCATGGGAGGACTCTTTTCGGAGTCTCTACTACATGCTTCGGAATAATGTTTGTAATCTATTTTATG TGTGTACTTCACATTTTGTGGTGATGTTCAACGGTGGTGATAGCTTGGGGAGGAACAAGCGCTCGTGCAATGCTTATATCTCGCGGTCAACCAGAGGTTTGAGGTCAATGTTAAGAGAGCAT GATGTTTGTTTCTCTATGCCTCTTTGCCACTCCAAAGTAGAGCAAGTAACTACTGAAGATCTGGTTGAGCTCTCAGAGATCGAGAAGCATAATTTGGGCCAG ACTCGGCGCCTGAGTTCCTTGTCTGACATCGATAATAGCTCACAGTCGTTGCTGGTTTTCAGTGGCAATAAGAATGTACAtggtttgtatgattttttgttaaattatag ATCTTTCTTGACCTCCTTGACTGCTATGGATGTTCCTTTATTATGTTCACCTGTGCCATTTCAGAATGCCGCTCTTTCTGCTCCAGAG gTTAGATGCATGGAGTTGAAAAGGGCAGACCATATTGCTGCACCTCCCAAAGGTTCCACTAAAGATGGTGAGTGCATACAAGGTTCATCTGCTGGTCTCTGCTATACCATTGAAATTAAGGATGCATATCTTCCGCCATGGATTATATGCAGTGTATGCGCAGTTATGGGCTCTGAAGGCAGAAGCTTTGAGGCAAG TTTTATAACAGAGCCTACCTCGGTTGGCTTGAATGTAGCCCTTGGAGCAACTTGTGAGAAATCTGATTCTCAAGCTGCAGCAGGCGAAGGCTTGCAAGAAAGTAGCTTTGCTTTTGGTATTCCAGAAGCCATTGTTACTCCTTCCTTGTGCTCAGGATATTTAAAAGGGTTGAAATATGACAATGGTTCTTATACAGCTTCTCTTTCTCCTATATGA
- the LOC115953865 gene encoding F-box protein At5g06550 translates to MLRCKSLLSQTINKKRKKNKSKNKNKNSNTRVSKKQNYEEEEDCEEGFNLKTSAAPSHTHGVQPLGNLYINPGSINSRNTGLGNLQTLTDELVLDILGLLGGTHLGVLATVSKSFYVFTNHEPLWRNLVLENLNAGFLYNGSWKSTFVAACYPSFDVSSVGVSGLRVSDFYSDYLFQSWLCANLEMKPEWLQRDNIIRRKGISVEDFVLNFEEPNKPVLLEGCLDNWVALQNWDRDYLLRLCGDVQFAVGPVDMKLQEYFRYSDQVREERPLYLFDPKFAEKVPKLGSEYEVPAYFREDLFGVLGNERPDYRWIIMGPAGSGSSFHIDPNSTSAWNAVIRGSKKWILFPPDVVPPGVHPSPDGAEVACPVSIIEWFMNFYGATKNWEKKPIECICKAGEVIFVPNGWWHLVINLEESIAITQNFVSRRNLLNVLDFLKRPNANALVSGTRDRVNLHDKFKNAIETSFPGTIDQLVQKAEEKKAQQKQSFWDSVTDSKVGAFKFSF, encoded by the exons ATGCTAAGGTGCAAGAGCTTATTATCTCAAACCATaaacaagaagagaaaaaagaacaaaagcaaaaacaagaacaagaactcAAACACACGTgtttccaaaaaacaaaactatgaagaagaagaagattgtgAAGAAGGTTTCAACCTCAAGACCTCAGCTGCTCCTTCACACACTCATGGGGTTCAACCACTGGGCAATCTGTATATCAACCCGGGTTCTATCAACTCCAGAAACACTGGCTTAGGTAACCTCCAAACCCTCACTGATGAGCTTGTTCTTGACATTTTAGGACTCTTGGGTGGGACCCACTTGGGGGTCTTGGCCACTGTTAGCAAATCTTTCTATGTTTTCACTAACCATGAACCTCTTTGGAGGAACCTTGTATTGGAAAATCTGAATGCTGGGTTTTTATATAATGGGTCTTGGAAATCTACTTTTGTTGCGGCTTGTTACCCTTCATTTGATGTTTCAAGTGTTGGTGTTTCGGGTTTGAGAGTGAGTGATTTTTATTCTGATTATTTGTTTCAGAGTTGGCTCTGTGCTAATCtggaaatgaaacctgaatggcTTCAAAGGGATAATATTATACGAAGGAAGGGAATTTCGGTGGAGGATTTCGTGTTGAACTTTGAGGAACCGAATAAACCAGTGTTGttggaagggtgtttggatAATTGGGTTGCATTGCAAAATTGGGATAGAGATTATTTGCTTCGATTGTGTGGTGATGTTCAGTTTGCAGTTGGGCCGGTGGATATGAAGCTTCAGGAGTACTTTAGGTACTCAGATCAGGTGAGGGAGGAAAGGCCATTGTATTTGTTTGACCCAAAATTTGCAGAAAAGGTTCCAAAATTGGGTTCAGAATATGAAGTTCCAGCGTACTTTAGGGAGGActtgtttggtgttttgggcAATGAGAGGCCAGATTATAGGTGGATTATAATGGGACCAGCTGGGTCTGGTTCATCATTCCATATCGATCCTAATTCGACATCTGCTTGGAATGCAGTGATCAGGGGGTCCAAGAAGTGGATCTTGTTTCCTCCTGATGTGGTTCCCCCAGGAGTGCATCCAAGCCCGGATGGTGCAGAGGTGGCATGTCCTGTATCAATTATTGAGTGGTTCATGAACTTCTATGGTGCAACAAAAAATTGGGAAAAGAAACCTATTGAGTGCATCTGCAAGGCTGGGGAGGTGATCTTTGTGCCTAATGGATGGTGGCATTTGGTGATCAACCTTGAGGAATCTATTGCCATTACACAGAATTTTGTTAGCAG GAGAAATTTGTTGAATGTTTTGGATTTTCTTAAGCGCCCAAACGCAAATGCACTAGTATCTGGAACAAGAGATCGGGTGAATTTGCATGATAAGTTTAAGAATGCTATAGAAACTTCTTTCCCTGGGACTATAGACCAGTTGGTTCAAAAAGCAGAGGAGAAAAAGGCACAGCAGAAACAGTCCTTCTGGGATTCAGTTACAGATTCCAAGGTGGGTGCTTTCAAGTTTTCTTTCTAG